A stretch of the Malus sylvestris chromosome 10, drMalSylv7.2, whole genome shotgun sequence genome encodes the following:
- the LOC126584365 gene encoding disease resistance protein At4g27190-like codes for MARDGASSSRRSNFTAPPAAMKLSERLEYRLPCTREVLRALQDENINLISIDCGKINRGDTVTTKEFMKRVKQQGLFEEVVMTVASLDPNLRRIQDEIADNLELNLGNGSLFERAEVLRARMTKDSRRLLVVLLDVRKMLDLEAIGIPYGSTNGKCKIIFMLGLLDAFRVSMRAQSSFHLTGTKKSFPIGVLPEQEAWSLFREMAGSSIESPELRVVAQQVLTECAGSPLVISAVGGALQNQSKQMWDDALRQLRNPCPRDIPKTIQEVYRKIDLCYECLGSEEAKSLFLFCCIYPKSCNILVHDLVKFGVGLELFKGIDSKREAGKCVETLIDILKSSFLLLDSDKEGCVKMHHIVRNLGLSIAASKGWY; via the coding sequence ATGGCTCGTGACGGGGCTAGCTCCTCGAGAAGATCCAACTTTACTGCTCCACCAGCAGCCATGAAACTTTCCGAGCGCTTGGAATACAGATTACCGTGTACAAGGGAGGTCTTGAGGGCTCTGCAGGATGAAAATATCAACTTGATTAGCATTGATTGTGGGAAAATCAACAGAGGAGATACAGTAACGACGAAAGAGTTCATGAAGAGAGTCAAGCAGCAAGGTCTATTTGAAGAAGTTGTCATGACTGTTGCGTCCCTTGATCCGAACTTGAGACGAATACAAGATGAGATTGCAGATAATCTAGAACTGAATTTGGGAAATGGGAGTTTGTTTGAACGGGCAGAGGTGCTGCGTGCTAGAATGACCAAAGACTCTAGGAGGTTGCTTGTGGTATTGCTTGATGTCCGGAAAATGCTTGATCTTGAGGCCATCGGAATCCCTTATGGATCAACCAACGGAAAGTGCAAGATCATCTTTATGTTGGGACTCCTGGATGCATTTAGAGTTAGCATGAGAGCTCAGAGTAGCTTCCATCTGACCGGAACCAAGAAGAGTTTCCCCATTGGTGTTTTGCCAGAGCAAGAAGCTTGGAGTTTGTTTAGAGAGATGGCAGGCAGTTCGATTGAATCTCCTGAGCTACGTGTGGTAGCACAACAGGTTCTGACTGAATGTGCTGGTTCGCCACTTGTAATTTCAGCTGTTGGAGGAGCACTGCAGAACCAAAGCAAGCAAATGTGGGATGATGCACTGAGACAACTAAGAAATCCTTGCCCACGTGACATTCCAAAAACGATACAAGAAGTGTATCGGAAAATAGATTTGTGTTACGAATGTTTAGGGAGTGAGGAAGCGAAATCATTGTTTCTATTCTGCTGCATATATCCGAAAAGCTGTAATATATTGGTCCATGATTTAGTGAAATTTGGGGTTGGACTTGAGCTGTTTAAAGGCATCGATTCAAAGAGGGAAGCAGGAAAGTGTGTGGAGACATTGATTGACATACTCAAAAGTAGTTTTCTGTTGTTAGACAGTGACAAGGAAGGATGTGTAAAAATGCATCATATAGTGCGCAATCTAGGCTTATCAATAGCAGCTTCAAAGGGGTGGTATTGA